In the genome of Rhodamnia argentea isolate NSW1041297 chromosome 3, ASM2092103v1, whole genome shotgun sequence, one region contains:
- the LOC125314070 gene encoding F-box/LRR-repeat protein 25-like — MAPPDASPDLSSSPPEAVEVDNISPLPDVIIHHIFCFLPFKDLVKTSVLSKQWRLAWTSTPYINLSFLSLPSRRVALLISSALSLCTATKIEKLHVDCYVRTEFDRWFRFAAACQVEDASLVFGGSDRFVPQFMCDCTSLVSLRISKATFPPDFSIHWPSLKKLCLHDFIFDYFPSGKDVIKKIIRGCPVLESLTLLSSRVGIFNVWIDSRSLRELVIEADSIWSLDISAPLHISAPNLHSLRLSGGVVFSLFLTGVSSLAEAELNFKQPTACRWNFSRDLRFLLTKL, encoded by the coding sequence ATGGCGCCACCAGACGCCAGCCCTGatctctcctcctctccgccAGAGGCGGTGGAGGTTGATAACATCAGCCCCCTGCCCGACGTCATAATCCACCATATCTTCTGCTTCTTGCCCTTCAAAGACCTGGTGAAGACCAGCGTGTTGTCCAAGCAATGGCGTTTGGCTTGGACCTCCACTCCATACATcaatctctctttcctctctctcccctcaagGCGTGTCGCTCTTTTGATCAGCAGTGCACTGAGTCTCTGCACTGCCACTAAGATAGAGAAGCTCCATGTGGATTGTTACGTCCGCACTGAATTCGATCGGTGGTTCCGCTTTGCCGCGGCATGCCAAGTGGAGGACGCTTCGTTGGTCTTTGGAGGCTCGGATCGTTTCGTACCACAATTCATGTGCGATTGCACGTCGCTGGTGAGTTTGCGAATATCGAAGGCTACTTTTCCACCGGATTTTAGCATCCACTGGCCTTCACTTAAGAAATTGTGCCTTCACGACTTTATTTTCGATTACTTTCCTTCGGGGAAGGATGTGATTAAGAAAATAATAAGGGGGTGCCCTGTTCTTGAATCTCTTACATTGCTTTCCTCCCGGGTCGGCATATTCAACGTCTGGATTGATTCAAGATCTCTAAGAGAGTTGGTGATCGAAGCCGATTCTATTTGGTCTCTCGATATTTCGGCTCCGCTCCATATTTCGGCTCCGAATCTGCATTCATTGCGTTTGTCGGGTGGAGTTGTCTTCAGCCTATTCCTAACGGGAGTATCTTCATTAGCAGAGGCAGAGTTGAACTTTAAGCAGCCAACTGCTTGTCGTTGGAATTTTTCTCGCGACTTGAGGTTCCTCCTTACGAAGCTGTAG